Part of the Marinilabiliales bacterium genome is shown below.
TTTTCATATCTTCATCTCAATAAAAAACAATTCGCAATACATTTATCCGGGAGTTAACGGTTATTGTAAACCAGAAAACTTTTAAACTGATATGAATTCTCAGGAACAGCAAACAATGGATGAAGAACCAGAAAAGGTGCCTTTGAATATTGACACAATCAAGGAATTGTGGTCCCAAACATATAACCGTGAAGGAAAACCTGATTGGTCGCATATATTCAAATACTATCATAAGGATATAGTTTTTCAGGATACTATCCAACGGATTGAGGGACTGGACAATTTTATCGCTATGTGCAACCGGCTTACCAAACGTACCAGGCAACTTAAGATGGAAATCCTGGCTATTACCCAAAACGATAATGTGATTATGTTCGACTGGGTGATGACCATGATGTTTAAGAAATATCCCAGTACACCTATGTACGGTGCAACAAAACTGGTGCTTAGCGAGGATGGGTTGATAAAGGAACAGCGCGACTACTACGATTTGTGGGGCGATATTTTTAAT
Proteins encoded:
- a CDS encoding nuclear transport factor 2 family protein is translated as MDEEPEKVPLNIDTIKELWSQTYNREGKPDWSHIFKYYHKDIVFQDTIQRIEGLDNFIAMCNRLTKRTRQLKMEILAITQNDNVIMFDWVMTMMFKKYPSTPMYGATKLVLSEDGLIKEQRDYYDLWGDIFNNIPRFGKMYRRFLIKKFG